The Microbacterium forte sequence CATCTGGCGAGGCGAGACATCGATGTAGCCGATGTCCTCCGGGAGGAACATGTCGACCTCGCCGCTGCCGCCCTTGGGGCGGGCCAGGACGTGGCTCTCGATGAAGCGACCGTTCTTGTCGAGCGGGGCATTGGCCTGCGCGATGTTGAAGTCGACCTCTTCGGAAGCCGTCAGGTAGTCGATCTCCTCGGTGACGACGCCCCCGGTGACCTTGCGGTACGGGGTCTCGATGAAGCCGAACGAGTTGATGCGCGCGAAGGTCGCGAGAGCACCGATCAGACCGATGTTCGGGCCTTCCGGGGTCTCGATGGGGCACATGCGGCCGTAGTGCGACGGGTGGACGTCACGGACCTCGACACCTGCGCGGTCACGGCTCAGACCACCGGGGCCGAGAGCCGAGAGGCGGCGCTTGTTGGTCAGACCCGCGAGCGGGTTGTTCTGGTCCATGAACTGCGAGAGCTGCGAGGTTCCGAAGAACTCCTTGATCGCTGCGACGACGGGGCGCACGTTGATCAGGGTCTGCGGCGTGATCGCCTCGATGTCCTGCGTGGTCATGCGCTCGCGGACGACGCGCTCCATGCGGGAGAGACCGGTGCGGACCTGGTTCTGGATCAGCTCGCCGACCGCGCGGATGCGACGGTTGCCGAAGTTGTCGATGTCGTCGGTCGCGATGCGGATGTCGGCCTTCTTGCCCGAGCGGATGCCGGGGAAGGTCTCTTCCGTGCCTGCGTGCAGACGCACGAGGTACTTGATCGTCGCGACGATGTCCTGAACCGTGAGGACCGAGTCGGTCAGCGGTGCGTCGAGACCGAGCTTGTGGTTGATCTTGTAACGACCCACCTTCGCCAGGTCGTAGCGCTTCGGGTTGAAGTAGAAGTTGTCGAGAAGCGCACGCGCGGCCTCGGCAGCGACCTGCTCGCCCGGACGCAGCTTGCGGTAGATGTCGCGGAGCGCATCTTCCTTCGTGACGATGGTGTCCTTCGCGAGCGTCTCCTCGATCGAGGTGTAGCCGGCGAACTCCGTGAGGATCTCCTCGCTGGTCATGCCCAGCGCCTTGAGGAACACGGTGACCGACTGCTTGCGCTTGCGGTCGACACGGACGCCGACCTGGTCGCGCTTGTCGATCTCGAACTCGAGCCATGCACCACGGCTCGGGATGACGCGCGCCGACACGATGTCCTTGTCGGACGTCTTGTCGGGGGTCTTGTCGAAGTAGACACCCGGGGAGCGCACGAGCTGCGAGACGACGACGCGCTCGGAGCCGTTGATGATGAACGTGCCCTTGTCGGTCTGGAGCGGGAAGTCGCCCATGAAGACCGTCTGGGTCTTGATCTCGCCCGTGAGGTGGTTCATGAACTCGGCCTCGACGTACAGCGGAGCGGCGTAGGTCTTGCCACGCTCCTTGCACTCCTCGATCGAGTACTTCTCCGGCTCGAGGTACGGGTTCGTGAACGACAGCTGCATCGTTTCGCCGAGGTCCTCGATCGGGGAGATCTCCTCGAAGATCTCGCCGAGGCCGCTGTTCTCGTTCACGTCTGTGCGGCCGGCCTTCTTGGCCTCTGCGACACGAGCCTTCCAGGCGTCGTTGCCGACGAGCCAGCCGAAGGATTCGGTCTGCAGAGCGAGAAGGTCAGGGACCGTCAGCGTGTCGGAGATCTTGGCGAACGAAAGACGGGATGCTCCGCGTCCGTTCTTAGTGGTGGTGGTGGTGGATGCGTTGCGAGCAGCAGCCAAGGGAATAACCTCCGTGAGCCCCGCAGGGCTTCTCGATTCCTTTGTCGTCAGGTGAGTGTGCGCCCGGATGCTCAACGAAATGCCGACCACCATATGAGGGCAGGGAGAAGCGAGCGCAACTACCAACTATACGCGCGAACTTGCGACATGGCAAGCTCAATCCTTGACGTTCTTCGGATGCTGCGGTATTGGCGCCCTCAGGACGCCTCGTCGGACGTCGGTCAGACCCAGGTCCAGGTGACGAGGATCGACTCGGCGACCGCCTGCCGCTCGTCGGGAGTCACCGTGTCGCTGAACGAGAACGTGACGACGTAGGTCTGGTCGTCGGTGCTGACGTAGTACTGCTCGACGCTGTAGGTCGTGCCCTCGCTCGTCATCGACGCCGACAGGTGAGCGGACTCGGAGTCTGCGATCGTCACCCGGTCGTTCACGACGATGTCGGTCGCGCCGGCTCCCTCGAGCTCGGTCACTCCGGCGCTCTCGACGAGGTCAGGAGTGACGAGGCCGGCAGGCGACTCGAGGACGTTGACGTTGTCGGCGAACCCGTCCGTGTCCTGTCGGTTCGCGGCGAGCGTGTCCGGGCTGAAGCCGGCGATCTCCTGATCGGGCACGGCCCACCCCTCGGGGACGACGTAGGTGTACCCGTCTCCGGTGATCGTCTCTCCCGTGGCGGGTGCCGCGTCGAGACTCGTCGATTCCTGCGTGCTCGGAGCACTCGACTCCGCCGGCTCCTCGCCCGTCGAGGTCGACGACTCCGTGGTAGGGAAGGAGCATCCGGTCAGGACGAGCGATGCAGCGAGGAGGATGACTGCCGCGGACGGAAGGGGAGAGCGCATGGCCACAGCCTATATACCGGCTGTGACCATGCGCTCTCGGAGCCTCAGGAGGCGATGTTGAGTTCGTTCCCCGGGATCGACGCCAGCAGGCGGCGCGTATACGGGTCGCGCGGGTTCGTGAAGATCTCCTCCGACGAAGCCGCCTCGACGAGAGATCCGTCCTTCATCACGCACACGTAGTCGCTGATCAGTCGCACGACCGCGAGGTCGTGCGAGATGAACAGATAGCTGAGCCCGTACTCGGTCTGCAGGTCGCCGAGCAGTGTGAGGATCTGGTCCTGCACGAGCACGTCCAGCGCCGACACCGGCTCGTCGCACACGATCAGATCGGGCGAGAGGGCGAGCGCCCTGGCGATCGCGACACGCTGCCGCTGCCCGCCGGACAGCTCCGACGGATACCGCCGCAGCATGGACTGCGGCAGGGCCACATCGTCGAGCAGCTGGCGGACGCGCTTGCGCCTGTCGGCGCTGCTCCCCCGCTTGTAGAAGTCGAGCGGCTCGGAGATCAGGCGCTCGATCGTGAACATCGGGTTCAGGCTCGAGTACGGGTCCTGGAAGATCGGCTGCACCCGCTGACGGAAGTCCTTCGTCTCCGCGCGGTCGAGGGACGCGATGTCCTTGCCCCCGTACCGGATGAGGCCGCTCGTCGGCTCGATGATCTTGAGCAGCATCCGCGCCGTGGTGGTCTTGCCGGACCCGGACTCGCCCACGATGGCGACCGTCTCACCCCGAGGGATCGCGAGAGAGACGTCGTTCACGGCGACGAAGTCCTCCTTCTGCCCTCGGACCGGATACACCTTGGTGAGGTGCTCGAACTCGACGATGTGGTCGGCGGCCGGAACCCCGGGCGTCACCTCGTCCGCCAGGGCCGGAGCATCCGCCCCTTGAGCGGGCCGGTCCTCGACACGGAACGCCTCCGGCCGCAGGCGCGCGGCCGCGACCGACGGTGCCGCCGCCACGAGCGACTGCGTGTACGGATGCTGCGGCGCCTCGAGGATCTGCTTGGCCGGCCCCTGCTCGACGACCTTGCCCCGGTGCATCACGACGACGCGCTCGGCGCGCTCGGCCGCGAGACCGAGGTCATGCGTGATGAGCAGCACGGCCGTGCCCAGCTCGCGCGTCATCTGACCGATCTGGTCGAGGATCGTGTGCTGCACGGTGACGTCGAGCGCACTCGTCGGCTCGTCCGCGATCAGCAGACGAGGTTTGCACGCCAGACCGATCGCGATCAGCGCGCGCTGGCGCATGCCACCCGAGAACTCGTGCGGATACTGCTTCGCACGGCGTTCGGGGTCGGGCAGGCCCGCGGCGCTGAGCGCCTCGACGACCTTCTCCTTCACGTTCTGCCTGGTGGCGAGACCGTGCGCGAGGAGGGTCTCGGCGACCTGGGTGCCGATCTTGGCGACCGGATTCAGGTTGGACATCGGGTCCTGTGGCACGAGGCCGATGTCACGCCCCCTGATCGTGCGCAGCTCGTTCTCGGAGGCGCGCGTGATGTCGCGGCCGTCGAGGCGGATGCTGCCGGCGGCGACGCGGCCGCCCCCGGCGAGCAGCCCGATGATGGCCATCGCGGTCGTCGACTTGCCCGACCCCGACTCCCCCACGATCGCGACGGTCTCACCCGGAGCGATCTCGAGGTCGACGCCCTCGACCGCGTGCACGACGCCGTCCATGGTGGCGAAGTCGACGGCCAGGCCCTCGACGGACAGCAGGGGCGCGTTCGGCGCCCGGTTCTCGTTCGCAGCGTTCATCGTGCTCTCGTCCTCGGGTCCATGGCCTCGCGCAGCGCCTCACCGAACAGGGTGAAGCCGAGCGCGGTGACCGCGATGCAGATGCCGGGCAGGAATGCCAGCCACGGCGCGATGGCGAGCTCGGCCTGCGCGTAGGTGAGCATGCGCCCCCACTCGGCCGTCTCGGGGCGACCGCCGCCGAGACCGAGGAACGACAGCGCCGCCGCATCGATGACAGCCGTCGCCAGCGTGAGCGTCCCCTGCACGATGACCGGGCCGATCGCGTTGGGCAGCACGTGCGACATGGTGATCTGACCGCGTCCGAGGCCCAGCGTCTGGGCCGAGAGCACATAGTCGCTCGATCGCTGCTGCAGCATCGACGCGCGCAGCAGGCGCGCGAAGATCGGAACCTGCGACGCACCGATCGCGATCATCACCGCGAAGGGCGTCTGACCCAGGATCGCGGCGATCGAGACGGCCAGCAGCAGGTTCGGCACCGACAGGATGATGTCGACGACGCGCATGATGAACGTGTCGACCCATCCGCCGAACGTGCCGGCGAGAAGACCGAGGATCATTCCGCCGACCAGACCCAGGGCGGTCGAGATGACACCGATCAGCAGCGACGCCTGCGCACCCCAGATGAGCTTGGAGAGCACGTCGCCGCCGAAGCGGTCGAGGCCGAGCGGGAACTCGGGCAGCTCCCCCGGTCCCGGGATGTGCGTCGGCGTGATGAACTTCGCGCCGGGCAATGCGGTCTCGGGATACGGAGCGAGCACGGGAGCGAGCACCGACACCAGGATGAACACCAGGACGATGCCGGCGCCGATCCAGGCGGTGGGGTTGCGGCGGAGGCGGCGGAACACATCGTGCCAGAATCCGCCAGGGCCCTCTCTGAGCCCTGCTCGGCCGACGGCGACGGTGTCGACGACCTCGCCGCTCGCTGCGGATGGTCCTTGCGCGGGTGGGAGCGAGATGGTCATGACGCCACCCCCTTTCGGAGAACGAGACGGGACATCACTGCACCCGCACTCTCGGATCGATGAAGCTGTAC is a genomic window containing:
- a CDS encoding ABC transporter ATP-binding protein, with amino-acid sequence MNAANENRAPNAPLLSVEGLAVDFATMDGVVHAVEGVDLEIAPGETVAIVGESGSGKSTTAMAIIGLLAGGGRVAAGSIRLDGRDITRASENELRTIRGRDIGLVPQDPMSNLNPVAKIGTQVAETLLAHGLATRQNVKEKVVEALSAAGLPDPERRAKQYPHEFSGGMRQRALIAIGLACKPRLLIADEPTSALDVTVQHTILDQIGQMTRELGTAVLLITHDLGLAAERAERVVVMHRGKVVEQGPAKQILEAPQHPYTQSLVAAAPSVAAARLRPEAFRVEDRPAQGADAPALADEVTPGVPAADHIVEFEHLTKVYPVRGQKEDFVAVNDVSLAIPRGETVAIVGESGSGKTTTARMLLKIIEPTSGLIRYGGKDIASLDRAETKDFRQRVQPIFQDPYSSLNPMFTIERLISEPLDFYKRGSSADRRKRVRQLLDDVALPQSMLRRYPSELSGGQRQRVAIARALALSPDLIVCDEPVSALDVLVQDQILTLLGDLQTEYGLSYLFISHDLAVVRLISDYVCVMKDGSLVEAASSEEIFTNPRDPYTRRLLASIPGNELNIAS
- a CDS encoding ABC transporter permease codes for the protein MTISLPPAQGPSAASGEVVDTVAVGRAGLREGPGGFWHDVFRRLRRNPTAWIGAGIVLVFILVSVLAPVLAPYPETALPGAKFITPTHIPGPGELPEFPLGLDRFGGDVLSKLIWGAQASLLIGVISTALGLVGGMILGLLAGTFGGWVDTFIMRVVDIILSVPNLLLAVSIAAILGQTPFAVMIAIGASQVPIFARLLRASMLQQRSSDYVLSAQTLGLGRGQITMSHVLPNAIGPVIVQGTLTLATAVIDAAALSFLGLGGGRPETAEWGRMLTYAQAELAIAPWLAFLPGICIAVTALGFTLFGEALREAMDPRTRAR